In a single window of the Pseudomonas sp. LFM046 genome:
- a CDS encoding thiamine pyrophosphate-binding protein, with protein sequence TGSQVVAQTLKNYGVEYVAGIPGHGIWTLTDAFLEEESKIKFIQVFHEQSAVHLADGYYRVSGKPMAAVTSIGAGASNTVIGMATAFTDSTSLMLITGGPPTHMRGHGLLQELERYTDNDFPKIAEAVSKRHWVATRVEEMPFIMHRAWSSMMTGRPGPVHIEIPMDVQAEAAEVNLHAIEERVPVGKVFPDPAAVAKAAEVLREARRPVMVIGGGVITGEAWNEVLALAELWQIPVVTTWNGKSGFPEDHALFAGSVGQTGTLCGNAMASSADVILAVGCRFTDWSSSSYAKGVTFSIPPGKLIHIDIDPHEIGKNYPVTVGIVSDAKYALAHLVDALKGETVERTEYLQDLAARQAEWEEKLATRRDSDRFPFTSQRPLGALRKVFPRDTIVVVGSGNTQGAVKQTFPVYQPRTHLTSGGFSSMGWAVPAAIGAKLAAPDQPVVCILGDGDFLMTNQEIAICKTNGIPVVFIIQNNAGYMSIRGGQRKQTSRHIGTEFNTPDGEPYSPDYKALGESFGLRSWRVERPEDLEPILQQALECNEPVLIEVPTDRDAAGPWVPGWWDFPIPEYITDERQDEYWQLRNSEQHL encoded by the coding sequence TGACTGGCAGCCAAGTGGTTGCCCAAACCCTGAAGAACTACGGCGTCGAGTACGTCGCCGGTATCCCCGGCCACGGTATCTGGACCCTCACCGACGCCTTCCTCGAGGAAGAGTCGAAGATCAAGTTCATCCAGGTGTTCCACGAGCAGAGTGCCGTGCACCTGGCCGACGGCTACTACCGCGTTTCCGGCAAGCCGATGGCGGCGGTGACCTCCATCGGCGCCGGCGCGAGCAACACCGTGATCGGCATGGCCACCGCCTTCACCGACTCCACCAGCCTGATGCTGATCACCGGTGGCCCGCCCACTCACATGCGTGGCCACGGCCTGCTGCAGGAACTGGAGCGCTACACCGACAACGACTTCCCGAAGATTGCCGAAGCCGTGTCCAAGCGTCACTGGGTCGCCACCCGCGTGGAGGAAATGCCCTTCATCATGCACCGTGCCTGGAGCTCGATGATGACCGGCCGCCCGGGCCCCGTGCACATCGAGATCCCGATGGACGTCCAGGCCGAAGCGGCCGAGGTGAACCTGCACGCGATCGAAGAACGGGTGCCGGTGGGCAAGGTATTCCCCGACCCGGCGGCGGTCGCCAAGGCGGCCGAAGTGCTGCGTGAGGCCCGTCGTCCGGTGATGGTCATCGGCGGTGGCGTGATCACCGGCGAAGCCTGGAACGAAGTGCTGGCCCTGGCCGAGCTGTGGCAGATCCCGGTGGTGACCACCTGGAACGGCAAGAGCGGCTTCCCCGAGGACCATGCCCTGTTCGCCGGCAGCGTCGGCCAGACCGGCACCCTGTGCGGCAACGCGATGGCCTCCAGCGCCGACGTGATCCTCGCCGTCGGCTGCCGCTTCACCGACTGGTCGTCCTCCAGCTACGCCAAGGGTGTCACCTTCTCGATCCCGCCGGGCAAGCTGATCCACATCGACATCGACCCGCACGAGATCGGCAAGAACTACCCGGTGACCGTCGGCATCGTCTCGGACGCCAAGTACGCCCTGGCGCACCTGGTGGACGCCCTCAAAGGCGAGACCGTCGAGCGCACCGAGTACCTGCAGGACCTGGCCGCGCGTCAGGCCGAGTGGGAAGAGAAGCTGGCCACCCGCCGCGACTCCGACCGCTTCCCGTTCACCTCGCAGCGTCCGCTGGGCGCCCTGCGCAAGGTGTTCCCGCGCGACACCATCGTGGTGGTCGGCTCGGGCAACACCCAGGGCGCGGTGAAGCAGACTTTCCCGGTCTACCAGCCGCGCACCCACCTGACCTCCGGCGGTTTCTCGTCGATGGGCTGGGCGGTGCCGGCGGCGATCGGTGCCAAGCTGGCCGCACCGGACCAACCGGTGGTGTGCATCCTCGGGGACGGCGACTTCCTGATGACCAACCAGGAGATCGCCATCTGCAAGACCAACGGCATTCCAGTGGTGTTCATCATCCAGAACAACGCCGGCTACATGTCGATCCGCGGCGGCCAGCGCAAGCAGACCAGCCGGCACATTGGCACCGAGTTCAACACCCCGGATGGTGAACCCTACTCGCCGGACTACAAGGCGCTGGGCGAGTCCTTCGGCCTGCGCTCCTGGCGCGTGGAGCGGCCGGAGGACCTGGAGCCGATCCTGCAGCAGGCGCTGGAGTGCAACGAGCCGGTGCTGATCGAAGTGCCCACCGACCGCGATGCCGCCGGGCCCTGGGTGCCGGGCTGGTGGGACTTCCCCATCCCCGAGTACATCACCGACGAGCGTCAGGACGAGTACTGGCAGCTGCGCAACTCTGAACAACACTTGTAA